In Calliopsis andreniformis isolate RMS-2024a chromosome 6, iyCalAndr_principal, whole genome shotgun sequence, a single genomic region encodes these proteins:
- the LOC143181263 gene encoding uncharacterized protein LOC143181263 produces the protein MGRKKCRGKNGTALRRKTSRTDCTDRTDKKIDQKESHEEVVNNDVDDDRNNYENDNNDDDKNEIRKERNLLRRYGMADVPTCVLSRLAYPFVQTSENGSISSDESDGEEERVELNIRPRFVFVSSLCAVCLTKSRMVCERCQMVSYCSVTHRVQGSYDHRDLCEALMEIRSLIARSLSEKSNEYLDAVQYRIYRLRLLQIFESKIGRPLKLWEKEIVLYPRVCRICRCFRESPISCSHCAMEYFCENHAIEHGKWCREFQVLQRCLFLQYKHGCASPRIPNVREQVFVASPDLDFDRLMHRIYRNSLYYREMDCYTYAMLSHLCTIPLTALYSMQISCPDWRSKTDWTIHILGAEFQFEGVNLRVWEKLFLHFLPNLKRLRLILIGPELCLPTGVPAKLLSKVQLCSHCKSTNKTITVLFRPGKLYHECVRQEPKLALETDLICLYNPGLYRETGFAGEDSWLKTIQEFCKLTAPVVITSYTVDEIGWEINRVTSVSDVKVLLEPRRNPFASVKPDRNFVSDDSNPLIYKNYYITIVQAKSTLS, from the coding sequence ATGGGTCGTAAAAAATGTCGAGGGAAAAATGGAACCGCTCTGAGACGAAAGACATCAAGAACTGATTGTACCGATCGCACCGATAAGAAAATCGATCAAAAAGAGAGTCATGAAGAAGTCGTCAACAACGACGTCGatgatgacaggaataactatgaGAATGACAATAACGATGACGACAAGAATGAGATTCGAAAAGAGAGAAATCTGTTAAGGCGATATGGAATGGCGGACGTGCCAACTTGCGTGCTATCTCGATTAGCCTACCCTTTCGTTCAAACATCGGAAAATGGATCAATTTCATCGGATGAGAGCGACGGAGAGGAGGAAAGAGTCGAGTTGAATATTAGACCGCGGTTTGTGTTTGTGTCAAGTCTCTGCGCTGTTTGTTTAACAAAATCTCGAATGGTTTGCGAACGTTGTCAAATGGTATCTTACTGTTCGGTGACACATCGAGTTCAAGGATCGTACGATCATCGTGACTTATGCGAAGCCCTGATGGAAATTCGTTCATTAATTGCGCGATCACTCTCAGAGAAATCGAACGAGTATCTCGACGCGGTACAGTATCGTATTTACAGATTGCGATTGCTTCAGATTTTCGAATCTAAAATCGGTAGACCGTTGAAACTTTGGGAGAAAGAAATTGTACTGTATCCCCGAGTGTGTCGAATATGTCGTTGTTTTCGCGAGAGTCCGATTTCTTGTTCGCACTGTGCGATGGAATATTTTTGTGAGAACCACGCCATAGAGCATGGGAAATGGTGTAGAGAATTTCAAGTATTGCAGAGATGCTTGTTCCTACAGTACAAACACGGTTGCGCAAGTCCGAGAATCCCGAATGTGCGTGAACAGGTAttcgttgcttcgccagatcttGACTTCGATCGTTTGATGCATCGAATCTATCGGAATTCGTTATATTATCGTGAAATGGATTGCTATACGTATGCCATGTTGTCCCATCTTTGCACGATACCCTTGACAGCTCTCTATTCCATGCAAATTTCTTGTCCGGATTGGCGAAGCAAGACCGATTGGACCATCCACATTCTCGGAGCGGAATTCCAATTTGAGGGTGTTAATCTACGAGTTTGGGAGAAGctgtttcttcattttttacCCAATCTTAAGAGACTCCGTTTAATTTTGATCGGCCCAGAGTTATGTTTACCAACCGGTGTGCCAGCAAAACTTTTGTCTAAAGTTCAACTTTGCTCCCATTGTAAATCCACCAACAAAACGATTACCGTTCTCTTTCGACCAGGGAAACTCTATCATGAATGCGTTCGACAGGAGCCGAAACTTGCCCTCGAAACAGATTTAATTTGTCTTTATAATCCAGGTCTTTATCGCGAAACTGGATTCGCTGGGGAAGACAGTTGGTTGAAAACGATACAAGAATTTTGCAAACTAACAGCTCCTGTTGTCATTACGTCTTATACCGTGGATGAGATAGGTTGGGAAATCAATCGAGTAACGTCTGTCAGCGACGTGAAAGTTCTATTAGAACCGCGACGTAATCCGTTTGCCTCCGTTAAGCCGGATCGAAATTTTGTAAGCGATGATAGCAACCCTCtcatttataaaaattattacaTCACTATCGTTCAAGCAAAATCAACTTTATCATAA
- the LOC143181264 gene encoding alkaline phosphatase 4 isoform X2: MKQLAILFCALLAQLSGSDALPQGSDKYEDMSFWLRSGQENLQRILAHRNNENRARNIILFIGDGMGISTITAGRIFKGQMKGNTGEEYKLTFEKFPNTGLAKTYNIDKQVPDSAGTATAIFSGVKCRYKVIGYDTKASYNHCDKNIDEASKLTTVADWAQQTGMHTGFVTTTRITHATPAGLYAHINNRDWECDTAIPTRYKNCVKDIARQLIEDAPGNKFQVMMGGGSQNMGLSMDPIDPDTCVRGDGKNLTEVWLKNNPQGKMVTNAEQLLSVDIANTSKILGIFSTSHLPYHSVKSDQVPTLANMTTQAIRLLRKNKNGFLLMVEGGRIDMAHHHNWAKLALEELSELENAITAALQQVKLEETLVIVTADHSHSFTINGYPSRGNDILGFANNPNDSEVAFYETLSYANGPGFYHHRRNDSNNVNETWRPVDQDGTRNEPFYPHMAGMYLKDESHGGEDVGVYAIGPYSHLIRGTFEQNYIAHVVAYAACFKDWPSHCDNAYNRYFYELSNSLPYKTPYELLLLALRLMKVV, translated from the exons ATGAAACAACTggcaattttattttgtgcacTGTTAGCACAACTTTCCGGATCCGACGCTCTCCCTCAGGGGTCAGACAAATACGAAG ATATGTCCTTTTGGCTAAGATCAGGACAAGAGAATCTTCAAAGAATTTTAGCGCATCGGAACAATGAAAATCGCGCGAGAAACATAATTCTATTCATCGGAGATGGCATGGGAATATCTACCATCACGGCCGGTCGTATATTTAAAGGCCAAATGAAGGGTAACACGGGTGAAGAATATAAATTAACTTTCGAGAAGTTTCCCAACACTGGACTTGCTAAG ACCTACAACATCGACAAACAGGTACCTGATTCGGCAGGAACAGCCACTGCGATATTTTCTGGTGTTAAGTGTCGTTACAAGGTTATAGGATACGATACCAAAGCATCGTATAATCATTGCGACAAAAATATCGACGAAGCAAGTAAGCTAACAACGGTCGCGGATTGGGCACAACAAACAGGCATGCACACGG GATTCGTTACTACAACTCGGATTACGCATGCTACACCAGCCGGACTCTATGCTCATATCAATAATCGAGACTGGGAGTGTGATACTGCAATTCCAACACGATACAAAAATTGTGTAAAGGATATAGCAAGACAGCTGATCGAGGATGCACCCGGGAACAAATTTCAG GTGATGATGGGTGGTGGATCACAAAATATGGGTTTGTCCATGGATCCGATAGATCCCGATACGTGCGTTAGGGGAGACGGAAAGAATTTGACGGAAGTGTGGTTGAAAAATAATCCTCAGGGAAAAATGGTAACCAATGCCGAACAACTTTTGTCCGTTGACATCGCCAATACGTCGAAAATTCTTGGAATTTTTTCTACGAGCCATCTTCCATATCACTCGGTCAAGTCGGATCAAGTGCCAACTTTGGCCAATATGACAACTCAAGCTATTAGACTGCTTCGGAAGAACAAAAACGGTTTTCTTTTAATG GTGGAGGGTGGAAGGATAGATATGGCTCATCATCATAACTGGGCAAAGTTAGCGTTAGAAGAACTTTCAGAACTCGAGAACGCGATAACGGCTGCTTTGCAGCAGGTCAAGTTGGAAGAAACGTTAGTGATCGTAACTGCCGATCATTCGCATTCGTTCACAATAAATGGATACCCAAGCAGAGGGAATGATATACTCGGTTTTGCCAACAATCCAAACGATTCAGAGGTCGCATTTTACGAGACGCTCAGTTACGCTAACGGGCCCGGATTCTATCATCATAGACGTAACGATAGCAATAATGTTAATGAAACCTGGAGACCCGTTGATCAAGATGGAACTAGAAACGAACCGTTCTATCCACACATGGCTGGCATGTATCTGAAAGATGAGTCACATGGAGGCGAAGACGTCGGGGTTTATGCGATAG GTCCTTACTCTCACTTGATTCGTGGTACTTTCGAACAAAATTACATCGCTCACGTGGTAGCATATGCAGCGTGCTTCAAGGATTGGCCTTCTCACTGCGACAACGCCTACAATCGCTATTTCTACGAATTAAGCAACTCG TTGCCGTACAAGACGCCATACGAACTGCTCCTATTAGCATTACGATTAATGAAAGTCGTTTAA
- the LOC143181264 gene encoding alkaline phosphatase 4 isoform X3 yields the protein MKQLAILFCALLAQLSGSDALPQGSDKYEDMSFWLRSGQENLQRILAHRNNENRARNIILFIGDGMGISTITAGRIFKGQMKGNTGEEYKLTFEKFPNTGLAKTYNIDKQVPDSAGTATAIFSGVKCRYKVIGYDTKASYNHCDKNIDEASKLTTVADWAQQTGMHTGFVTTTRITHATPAGLYAHINNRDWECDTAIPTRYKNCVKDIARQLIEDAPGNKFQVMMGGGSQNMGLSMDPIDPDTCVRGDGKNLTEVWLKNNPQGKMVTNAEQLLSVDIANTSKILGIFSTSHLPYHSVKSDQVPTLANMTTQAIRLLRKNKNGFLLMVEGGRIDMAHHHNWAKLALEELSELENAITAALQQVKLEETLVIVTADHSHSFTINGYPSRGNDILGFANNPNDSEVAFYETLSYANGPGFYHHRRNDSNNVNETWRPVDQDGTRNEPFYPHMAGMYLKDESHGGEDVGVYAIGPYSHLIRGTFEQNYIAHVVAYAACFKDWPSHCDNAYNRYFYELSNSVIQIGHYQKFKMRKK from the exons ATGAAACAACTggcaattttattttgtgcacTGTTAGCACAACTTTCCGGATCCGACGCTCTCCCTCAGGGGTCAGACAAATACGAAG ATATGTCCTTTTGGCTAAGATCAGGACAAGAGAATCTTCAAAGAATTTTAGCGCATCGGAACAATGAAAATCGCGCGAGAAACATAATTCTATTCATCGGAGATGGCATGGGAATATCTACCATCACGGCCGGTCGTATATTTAAAGGCCAAATGAAGGGTAACACGGGTGAAGAATATAAATTAACTTTCGAGAAGTTTCCCAACACTGGACTTGCTAAG ACCTACAACATCGACAAACAGGTACCTGATTCGGCAGGAACAGCCACTGCGATATTTTCTGGTGTTAAGTGTCGTTACAAGGTTATAGGATACGATACCAAAGCATCGTATAATCATTGCGACAAAAATATCGACGAAGCAAGTAAGCTAACAACGGTCGCGGATTGGGCACAACAAACAGGCATGCACACGG GATTCGTTACTACAACTCGGATTACGCATGCTACACCAGCCGGACTCTATGCTCATATCAATAATCGAGACTGGGAGTGTGATACTGCAATTCCAACACGATACAAAAATTGTGTAAAGGATATAGCAAGACAGCTGATCGAGGATGCACCCGGGAACAAATTTCAG GTGATGATGGGTGGTGGATCACAAAATATGGGTTTGTCCATGGATCCGATAGATCCCGATACGTGCGTTAGGGGAGACGGAAAGAATTTGACGGAAGTGTGGTTGAAAAATAATCCTCAGGGAAAAATGGTAACCAATGCCGAACAACTTTTGTCCGTTGACATCGCCAATACGTCGAAAATTCTTGGAATTTTTTCTACGAGCCATCTTCCATATCACTCGGTCAAGTCGGATCAAGTGCCAACTTTGGCCAATATGACAACTCAAGCTATTAGACTGCTTCGGAAGAACAAAAACGGTTTTCTTTTAATG GTGGAGGGTGGAAGGATAGATATGGCTCATCATCATAACTGGGCAAAGTTAGCGTTAGAAGAACTTTCAGAACTCGAGAACGCGATAACGGCTGCTTTGCAGCAGGTCAAGTTGGAAGAAACGTTAGTGATCGTAACTGCCGATCATTCGCATTCGTTCACAATAAATGGATACCCAAGCAGAGGGAATGATATACTCGGTTTTGCCAACAATCCAAACGATTCAGAGGTCGCATTTTACGAGACGCTCAGTTACGCTAACGGGCCCGGATTCTATCATCATAGACGTAACGATAGCAATAATGTTAATGAAACCTGGAGACCCGTTGATCAAGATGGAACTAGAAACGAACCGTTCTATCCACACATGGCTGGCATGTATCTGAAAGATGAGTCACATGGAGGCGAAGACGTCGGGGTTTATGCGATAG GTCCTTACTCTCACTTGATTCGTGGTACTTTCGAACAAAATTACATCGCTCACGTGGTAGCATATGCAGCGTGCTTCAAGGATTGGCCTTCTCACTGCGACAACGCCTACAATCGCTATTTCTACGAATTAAGCAACTCG GTCATCCAAATAGGCCATTATCAAAAATTCAAGATGAGAAAGAAATAA
- the LOC143181264 gene encoding alkaline phosphatase 4 isoform X1 codes for MKQLAILFCALLAQLSGSDALPQGSDKYEDMSFWLRSGQENLQRILAHRNNENRARNIILFIGDGMGISTITAGRIFKGQMKGNTGEEYKLTFEKFPNTGLAKTYNIDKQVPDSAGTATAIFSGVKCRYKVIGYDTKASYNHCDKNIDEASKLTTVADWAQQTGMHTGFVTTTRITHATPAGLYAHINNRDWECDTAIPTRYKNCVKDIARQLIEDAPGNKFQVMMGGGSQNMGLSMDPIDPDTCVRGDGKNLTEVWLKNNPQGKMVTNAEQLLSVDIANTSKILGIFSTSHLPYHSVKSDQVPTLANMTTQAIRLLRKNKNGFLLMVEGGRIDMAHHHNWAKLALEELSELENAITAALQQVKLEETLVIVTADHSHSFTINGYPSRGNDILGFANNPNDSEVAFYETLSYANGPGFYHHRRNDSNNVNETWRPVDQDGTRNEPFYPHMAGMYLKDESHGGEDVGVYAIGPYSHLIRGTFEQNYIAHVVAYAACFKDWPSHCDNAYNRYFYELSNSVNQNTNSFLLSLISFISLLFITNFSF; via the exons ATGAAACAACTggcaattttattttgtgcacTGTTAGCACAACTTTCCGGATCCGACGCTCTCCCTCAGGGGTCAGACAAATACGAAG ATATGTCCTTTTGGCTAAGATCAGGACAAGAGAATCTTCAAAGAATTTTAGCGCATCGGAACAATGAAAATCGCGCGAGAAACATAATTCTATTCATCGGAGATGGCATGGGAATATCTACCATCACGGCCGGTCGTATATTTAAAGGCCAAATGAAGGGTAACACGGGTGAAGAATATAAATTAACTTTCGAGAAGTTTCCCAACACTGGACTTGCTAAG ACCTACAACATCGACAAACAGGTACCTGATTCGGCAGGAACAGCCACTGCGATATTTTCTGGTGTTAAGTGTCGTTACAAGGTTATAGGATACGATACCAAAGCATCGTATAATCATTGCGACAAAAATATCGACGAAGCAAGTAAGCTAACAACGGTCGCGGATTGGGCACAACAAACAGGCATGCACACGG GATTCGTTACTACAACTCGGATTACGCATGCTACACCAGCCGGACTCTATGCTCATATCAATAATCGAGACTGGGAGTGTGATACTGCAATTCCAACACGATACAAAAATTGTGTAAAGGATATAGCAAGACAGCTGATCGAGGATGCACCCGGGAACAAATTTCAG GTGATGATGGGTGGTGGATCACAAAATATGGGTTTGTCCATGGATCCGATAGATCCCGATACGTGCGTTAGGGGAGACGGAAAGAATTTGACGGAAGTGTGGTTGAAAAATAATCCTCAGGGAAAAATGGTAACCAATGCCGAACAACTTTTGTCCGTTGACATCGCCAATACGTCGAAAATTCTTGGAATTTTTTCTACGAGCCATCTTCCATATCACTCGGTCAAGTCGGATCAAGTGCCAACTTTGGCCAATATGACAACTCAAGCTATTAGACTGCTTCGGAAGAACAAAAACGGTTTTCTTTTAATG GTGGAGGGTGGAAGGATAGATATGGCTCATCATCATAACTGGGCAAAGTTAGCGTTAGAAGAACTTTCAGAACTCGAGAACGCGATAACGGCTGCTTTGCAGCAGGTCAAGTTGGAAGAAACGTTAGTGATCGTAACTGCCGATCATTCGCATTCGTTCACAATAAATGGATACCCAAGCAGAGGGAATGATATACTCGGTTTTGCCAACAATCCAAACGATTCAGAGGTCGCATTTTACGAGACGCTCAGTTACGCTAACGGGCCCGGATTCTATCATCATAGACGTAACGATAGCAATAATGTTAATGAAACCTGGAGACCCGTTGATCAAGATGGAACTAGAAACGAACCGTTCTATCCACACATGGCTGGCATGTATCTGAAAGATGAGTCACATGGAGGCGAAGACGTCGGGGTTTATGCGATAG GTCCTTACTCTCACTTGATTCGTGGTACTTTCGAACAAAATTACATCGCTCACGTGGTAGCATATGCAGCGTGCTTCAAGGATTGGCCTTCTCACTGCGACAACGCCTACAATCGCTATTTCTACGAATTAAGCAACTCGGTAAATCAAAACACGAACTCGTTTCTTCTGTCCCTTATATCGTTCATCTCCCTTCTATTCATCACCAACTTTTCATTTTAA
- the LOC143181262 gene encoding solute carrier family 41 member 1-like isoform X1, with the protein MMPSVHTSGHCTMLNVHMYPFFRSRLNCLECDLATMSENVNIEIKVRHRKIRKIRKILSAGEMVELGSDESLGSSITDMITESEAKSDEETESDCERAQRLIPSPIVRQCISNDAKKSIILNDQYKQIEDENVWSIFIQMFIPFLLAGFGMVAASLLLDVVQHWPVYQVVSEVYILVPALLGLKGNLEMTLASRLSTHANLGHMDVKKQQWSLIVGNLALIQCQAIIVGLLASLAAVILGWIPEAQFDISHALLLCASALGTASIASFLLGLIMVAVILISKRININPDNVATPIAASLGDLTTLALLSGISSLLYRAIDYAPWIAPTLIAFHMFSTPFWGYIASKNPFTKEILDYGWAPVICAMLISSVGGLILDYTISSYKGIAVFQLVINGVGGNLVAVQASRISTSLHKGRRSDIQQVPAIRFSPYYAFFSKGGHARTARVLLTMVIPGHLIFGYTISYLQAGHTSFTLIFVIFYLTATLLQVILLLYIAQLMVVWMWRRGMDPDSSAIPYLTAAGDLIGTALLGITFHILYAIGDGDSDVGD; encoded by the exons ATGATGCCCAGTGTGCATACAAGTGGGCATTGTACAATGCTCAATGTACATATGTACCCAT TCTTTCGCAGTCGATTAAATTGTTTGGAATGTGATTTGGCGACAATGAGTGAAAATGTTAACATAGAAATAAAAGTTCGCCacagaaaaataagaaaaataagaaaaatattgtCCGCTGGGGAAATGGTGGAATTAGGCAGCGATGAATCTCTCGGATCTAGTATTACCGATATGATTACGGAATCGGAAGCAAAATCTGACGAAGAAACAGAGAGCGATTGTGAACGCGCGCAGCGACTCATACCATCACCAATCGTGCGCCAATGTATCAGCAATGATGCAAAGAAATCCATTATATTGAATGATCAGTACAAACAGATTGAAGATGAGAATGTTTGGTCCATATTCATACAAATGTTTATACCTTTTCTGTTGGCTGGTTTCGGTATGGTTGCTGCTAGTTTATTACTGGATGTTGTACAG CATTGGCCAGTGTATCAAGTGGTATCTGAAGTATACATATTGGTACCAGCATTACTTGGTTTAAAAGGtaatttagaaatgacgttggCTTCTCGTCTTTCGACACATGCCAATCTTGGGCACATGGATGTAAAAAAGCAGCAATGGAGCCTAATTGTTGGGAATCTTGCGTTGATTCAATGTCAAGCTATAATTGTAGGCTTATTGGCCTCTTTAGCAGCTGTTATATTGGGTTGGATTCCAGAAGCTCAGTTCGATATTAGCCATGCACTCTTACTTTGCGCAAGTGCTTTAGGCACAGCATCAATAGCTAGTTTTTTATTAGGTTTAATAATGGttgctgttatattaatatccaAACGGATAAACATTAATCCAGATAATGTAGCCACACCAATTGCAGCATCCCTGGGGGATTTAACTACGTTAGCATTACTTTCAGGGATATCGTCTCTTCTCTACAGAGCAATAG ATTATGCACCATGGATAGCTCCAACATTGATAGCATTTCATATGTTTTCTACTCCGTTCTGGGGTTATATTGCATCAAAAAATCCGTTTACCAAGGAAATATTAGATTATGGTTGGGCACCTGTAATATGTGCAATGCTAATTAGCAG TGTGGGTGGTCTAATATTAGACTACACGATATCTAGTTATAAAGGTATAGCTGTATTTCAATTGGTGATAAATGGCGTTGGCGGTAACTTGGTCGCCGTTCAAGCTAGTAGAATATCGACGTCGTTGCATAAAGGTCGACGATCCGATATCCAACAAGTACCAGCTATTCGTTTCAGTCCGTACTACGCATTTTTCAGCAAAG GTGGGCACGCAAGAACTGCTAGAGTTCTATTGACAATGGTGATACCTGGCCATCTAATATTCGGTTATACTATCAGTTACCTCCAAGCTGGGCATACTTCTTTCACTCTTATATTTGTTATCTTCTATTTGACTGCCACTTTACTGCAG GTGATTTTATTGTTATACATCGCTCAGTTGATGGTCGTTTGGATGTGGAGACGGGGAATGGATCCAGACAGTTCCGCGATTCCATACTTGACAGCAGCAGGTGATTTAATAGGAACAGCATTACTGGGAATCACGTTTCACATACTTTATGCCATAGGTGATGGAGATTCAGATGTGGGTGATTAA
- the LOC143181262 gene encoding solute carrier family 41 member 1-like isoform X2 produces MSENVNIEIKVRHRKIRKIRKILSAGEMVELGSDESLGSSITDMITESEAKSDEETESDCERAQRLIPSPIVRQCISNDAKKSIILNDQYKQIEDENVWSIFIQMFIPFLLAGFGMVAASLLLDVVQHWPVYQVVSEVYILVPALLGLKGNLEMTLASRLSTHANLGHMDVKKQQWSLIVGNLALIQCQAIIVGLLASLAAVILGWIPEAQFDISHALLLCASALGTASIASFLLGLIMVAVILISKRININPDNVATPIAASLGDLTTLALLSGISSLLYRAIDYAPWIAPTLIAFHMFSTPFWGYIASKNPFTKEILDYGWAPVICAMLISSVGGLILDYTISSYKGIAVFQLVINGVGGNLVAVQASRISTSLHKGRRSDIQQVPAIRFSPYYAFFSKGGHARTARVLLTMVIPGHLIFGYTISYLQAGHTSFTLIFVIFYLTATLLQVILLLYIAQLMVVWMWRRGMDPDSSAIPYLTAAGDLIGTALLGITFHILYAIGDGDSDVGD; encoded by the exons ATGAGTGAAAATGTTAACATAGAAATAAAAGTTCGCCacagaaaaataagaaaaataagaaaaatattgtCCGCTGGGGAAATGGTGGAATTAGGCAGCGATGAATCTCTCGGATCTAGTATTACCGATATGATTACGGAATCGGAAGCAAAATCTGACGAAGAAACAGAGAGCGATTGTGAACGCGCGCAGCGACTCATACCATCACCAATCGTGCGCCAATGTATCAGCAATGATGCAAAGAAATCCATTATATTGAATGATCAGTACAAACAGATTGAAGATGAGAATGTTTGGTCCATATTCATACAAATGTTTATACCTTTTCTGTTGGCTGGTTTCGGTATGGTTGCTGCTAGTTTATTACTGGATGTTGTACAG CATTGGCCAGTGTATCAAGTGGTATCTGAAGTATACATATTGGTACCAGCATTACTTGGTTTAAAAGGtaatttagaaatgacgttggCTTCTCGTCTTTCGACACATGCCAATCTTGGGCACATGGATGTAAAAAAGCAGCAATGGAGCCTAATTGTTGGGAATCTTGCGTTGATTCAATGTCAAGCTATAATTGTAGGCTTATTGGCCTCTTTAGCAGCTGTTATATTGGGTTGGATTCCAGAAGCTCAGTTCGATATTAGCCATGCACTCTTACTTTGCGCAAGTGCTTTAGGCACAGCATCAATAGCTAGTTTTTTATTAGGTTTAATAATGGttgctgttatattaatatccaAACGGATAAACATTAATCCAGATAATGTAGCCACACCAATTGCAGCATCCCTGGGGGATTTAACTACGTTAGCATTACTTTCAGGGATATCGTCTCTTCTCTACAGAGCAATAG ATTATGCACCATGGATAGCTCCAACATTGATAGCATTTCATATGTTTTCTACTCCGTTCTGGGGTTATATTGCATCAAAAAATCCGTTTACCAAGGAAATATTAGATTATGGTTGGGCACCTGTAATATGTGCAATGCTAATTAGCAG TGTGGGTGGTCTAATATTAGACTACACGATATCTAGTTATAAAGGTATAGCTGTATTTCAATTGGTGATAAATGGCGTTGGCGGTAACTTGGTCGCCGTTCAAGCTAGTAGAATATCGACGTCGTTGCATAAAGGTCGACGATCCGATATCCAACAAGTACCAGCTATTCGTTTCAGTCCGTACTACGCATTTTTCAGCAAAG GTGGGCACGCAAGAACTGCTAGAGTTCTATTGACAATGGTGATACCTGGCCATCTAATATTCGGTTATACTATCAGTTACCTCCAAGCTGGGCATACTTCTTTCACTCTTATATTTGTTATCTTCTATTTGACTGCCACTTTACTGCAG GTGATTTTATTGTTATACATCGCTCAGTTGATGGTCGTTTGGATGTGGAGACGGGGAATGGATCCAGACAGTTCCGCGATTCCATACTTGACAGCAGCAGGTGATTTAATAGGAACAGCATTACTGGGAATCACGTTTCACATACTTTATGCCATAGGTGATGGAGATTCAGATGTGGGTGATTAA